A portion of the Leptospira kanakyensis genome contains these proteins:
- a CDS encoding sensor domain-containing protein produces the protein MSLKQITIYIEESDHDFYNRILRDITNIESCNVHSFHSILEIKPGTIKESAVFLFWNDPKVLEKQKFIFEEFPESPYILLSVTPLTPTELEQAAHPTFLHLAEPTYSIGILDLILNFAERLIEDMNRSIAYDKIREKVIVLQNVFEESLDILMQIDPGTNQIINANKQAVVVLEYPLEEIVGKEFSFFMPPVEVDEDEEFQGNLIESTALKTKSGNLIPTESSFRLFPVNGKMAIWATFRDITERKRSQEQVKNQKAFYEFILDNLDSDIAVLNSNYQYEYTNPVFLSNKEIRKWLYKKTDVELAEKLELPIDFHEKRKKYLDVAAKENEIVEFEELIQDSNDKVTYLLRKYIPIDDAETNKKRFISFGVDITERKLSEERITYLAYYDALTGLSNRTLFIDHANQALKNHKSTETLLAFYFFDIDNFKFINDSLGHTKGDILLQMVGARLKRVMTEVDTVARFGGDEFAILKVDVLNKSAAAEFAQKILDILSQPFHIMGRDLFTTISMGIALSPNDGVSTSELLKNSDMAMYKAKELGRNNFKFYTNELILRSEKRLYIENSLRKAIQNEELILFFQPKISTVTNQVCGAEALIRWKHPERGWVPPVEFIPVAEDSGIIERIGDWVLEEACRLKKEWNCLDLPSFPVSINVSGKQLARANWSHRVQSTILQFGIHPEEIELELTESSIMENPEKSIEAFEYLAGLGIKVSIDDFGTGYSSLSYLKKINADVLKIDRSFVIDLEINEDDRAICKAIINMAHSLGMEVIAEGVENPVQRDLLHDLGCHMIQGYLYSKPLPAEDFVTFVKNFNESAKTK, from the coding sequence ATGTCACTCAAACAAATTACGATCTATATCGAAGAGTCTGATCATGATTTTTATAATCGCATACTACGTGACATAACAAACATTGAATCATGCAATGTTCATAGCTTTCATTCTATTCTAGAAATCAAACCAGGAACCATCAAAGAGTCTGCTGTCTTCTTATTTTGGAATGATCCTAAAGTTCTAGAGAAACAAAAGTTCATTTTTGAAGAATTTCCAGAATCTCCCTATATATTATTATCAGTAACACCATTAACTCCTACCGAGTTGGAACAAGCAGCCCATCCTACTTTTTTGCATCTCGCAGAACCAACTTATTCCATTGGGATTTTAGATTTAATTTTAAACTTTGCGGAAAGGCTCATAGAGGATATGAACCGTTCGATTGCTTATGATAAAATCAGAGAAAAGGTAATTGTCCTTCAAAACGTTTTCGAAGAGTCGTTAGATATTTTAATGCAGATTGATCCTGGAACCAACCAGATCATCAACGCCAACAAACAGGCAGTTGTTGTATTAGAATATCCTTTAGAAGAAATTGTAGGCAAAGAATTTTCATTTTTTATGCCTCCTGTGGAAGTAGATGAGGATGAAGAGTTTCAAGGAAACCTCATTGAAAGTACTGCTCTAAAAACAAAATCGGGAAATTTGATCCCAACAGAATCATCTTTTCGATTGTTTCCTGTGAATGGTAAAATGGCAATTTGGGCAACGTTCCGTGATATCACAGAAAGAAAAAGATCCCAAGAACAAGTAAAAAATCAAAAGGCATTTTATGAGTTCATTTTGGACAACTTGGACTCAGACATTGCAGTGTTAAATTCCAATTACCAATACGAATACACAAACCCGGTATTTTTATCGAATAAAGAAATTCGAAAATGGTTATATAAAAAAACAGACGTAGAACTTGCCGAAAAATTAGAACTGCCAATCGATTTTCATGAAAAACGAAAAAAATATTTAGATGTAGCTGCTAAAGAAAACGAAATTGTAGAATTTGAAGAACTGATTCAAGATAGTAATGATAAAGTAACTTATCTTTTAAGAAAGTACATTCCAATTGATGATGCAGAAACTAATAAAAAACGTTTTATTAGTTTCGGTGTTGATATTACCGAACGAAAACTATCCGAAGAAAGAATTACATATCTAGCGTATTACGATGCATTAACAGGTTTATCAAACAGAACCTTATTTATTGATCATGCAAACCAAGCATTAAAAAATCATAAGTCCACGGAGACTTTACTCGCTTTTTATTTTTTTGATATCGATAACTTCAAGTTCATCAACGATAGTTTGGGCCATACTAAAGGTGATATTCTTTTACAAATGGTAGGTGCCAGACTCAAACGAGTGATGACCGAGGTTGATACGGTAGCTAGGTTTGGTGGTGATGAGTTTGCTATTTTAAAAGTAGATGTTTTGAATAAAAGTGCCGCAGCAGAATTTGCACAAAAAATTTTAGATATTTTAAGCCAACCATTCCATATTATGGGTCGTGATTTATTTACCACCATTAGTATGGGAATCGCACTTTCTCCTAACGATGGAGTTTCTACTTCCGAGTTATTAAAAAATTCGGATATGGCAATGTACAAAGCTAAAGAACTTGGTAGAAACAATTTTAAGTTTTATACCAACGAACTTATCCTTCGTTCTGAAAAAAGATTGTACATTGAAAATTCATTACGAAAGGCCATTCAAAACGAAGAACTCATTCTTTTTTTCCAACCAAAAATATCTACTGTGACCAATCAAGTTTGTGGAGCCGAAGCTCTCATTCGTTGGAAACATCCAGAACGAGGTTGGGTTCCTCCTGTGGAATTTATTCCTGTTGCTGAAGATTCTGGAATTATAGAAAGGATCGGTGATTGGGTTTTAGAGGAAGCTTGTCGGTTAAAAAAAGAATGGAACTGTCTAGATCTTCCATCCTTTCCCGTAAGTATCAATGTGAGCGGAAAGCAGTTAGCACGCGCTAATTGGTCTCATCGCGTTCAATCAACAATTCTCCAATTTGGTATCCATCCTGAAGAAATCGAGTTGGAATTAACAGAAAGTTCCATCATGGAGAATCCAGAAAAAAGTATCGAAGCATTTGAATACTTAGCGGGTCTTGGAATTAAGGTTTCGATCGATGATTTTGGAACGGGGTATAGTTCTTTGAGTTATCTGAAAAAAATCAATGCAGATGTTCTAAAAATTGATAGATCGTTTGTGATTGATTTGGAAATAAACGAGGATGATAGGGCCATTTGTAAAGCCATTATCAATATGGCACATTCCTTAGGTATGGAAGTGATTGCAGAAGGTGTAGAAAACCCTGTTCAAAGGGATTTATTACACGATTTAGGATGCCATATGATCCAAGGTTATCTTTATAGCAAACCTCTACCTGCAGAAGATTTTGTTACTTTCGTTAAAAATTTTAACGAATCTGCTAAAACAAAATAG
- a CDS encoding M23 family metallopeptidase, translating to MIRFLSFIVLILSIVRAVPAESREVKKKSAKVSPTNYFVKKEEKNFSLLMEARRFGRGEVIFLRLTPKDKKWINESFKVSWLGKDVILTKREKSMVAFLPVSPDTPAGAMTLEIVSKIFFVKRGQKQYQIILEPTKFQVIKKNQQIKVDEKFVTKELPKETLDFIQECKTAKEAAFAKQSPLQFANNFKNPLEKIFITSKFYVRRDYNNKQGRPHGGVDFRGKTGTPIFAIQDGVVVLARKTYYEGNFTIVDHGNKIFSFYMHQDEIKVKVGDVVKQGQIIGAVGTTGMSTGPHLHLGAKINDTLVDPLSLIALQSIAESN from the coding sequence ATGATACGGTTCTTATCTTTTATAGTTTTAATTTTATCTATTGTTCGTGCTGTTCCTGCGGAATCGCGCGAGGTGAAAAAAAAATCTGCAAAAGTATCTCCCACCAATTACTTCGTAAAAAAAGAAGAAAAGAATTTTTCACTTTTAATGGAAGCAAGAAGATTTGGAAGGGGGGAAGTGATTTTCCTTCGTTTAACTCCTAAAGATAAAAAATGGATTAACGAATCCTTTAAAGTTAGTTGGTTGGGAAAAGATGTGATTCTCACGAAAAGGGAAAAGAGTATGGTTGCTTTTTTGCCTGTTTCTCCTGATACACCGGCAGGGGCTATGACCCTCGAAATTGTATCAAAAATCTTTTTTGTCAAACGAGGACAAAAACAATACCAAATCATCTTAGAACCAACCAAGTTCCAAGTGATCAAAAAAAATCAACAGATCAAAGTGGATGAGAAGTTTGTTACCAAAGAACTTCCCAAAGAAACCTTAGATTTTATCCAAGAATGTAAAACAGCAAAAGAAGCTGCTTTTGCAAAACAAAGTCCGTTACAATTTGCTAATAACTTTAAAAATCCTCTGGAAAAAATCTTTATCACAAGTAAATTTTATGTTAGGCGAGACTATAATAACAAACAAGGTCGGCCACATGGTGGAGTAGATTTTCGTGGAAAAACAGGAACACCGATTTTTGCGATCCAAGATGGGGTTGTGGTTCTTGCGAGAAAAACTTATTATGAGGGAAATTTTACCATTGTAGATCACGGCAATAAAATCTTTTCATTTTATATGCACCAAGATGAAATCAAAGTCAAAGTAGGTGATGTTGTGAAACAAGGTCAGATCATAGGAGCTGTAGGGACAACTGGAATGTCTACTGGGCCACATCTCCATTTGGGTGCCAAAATTAATGACACACTTGTGGATCCTCTTTCTTTGATCGCCTTACAGTCGATTGCCGAATCGAATTGA
- a CDS encoding MBL fold metallo-hydrolase — protein sequence MNLKSKIFLTVSLTIVICFFLYFLGYPKEEIPSFTAEKEVTSPLIPKPIGKSNVVFSILKTGEATTLEAFVIEGGSVFKTVTVAHSAFYIQHPKGNFLFDTGLGTKVKEQFQVFPLYLKLLMDYKPFQTAYKQLESNGIAPTSIQDVFFSHLHWDHASGLKDFPLAKIHSLPDELNQPKIELGYIPSQFDGDSVNWSYLQFQNKPYASYAKSIDWFGDGTVVFVPMKGHSEGSVGLFLHTKNGQVYFLTGDIVWRKEGFTNKSHKPRGARWIVDFDTKSLGDEIARVHDLVQNNEELQIIPAHDHDVQSKLGFYPVLVGNK from the coding sequence ATGAATCTCAAATCTAAAATATTTTTAACCGTTAGCCTAACGATTGTAATCTGTTTTTTTCTCTATTTTCTTGGATACCCTAAAGAAGAGATTCCCTCTTTTACGGCGGAAAAAGAAGTAACCTCTCCTCTCATCCCAAAACCAATCGGAAAATCAAATGTAGTTTTTTCTATTCTCAAAACGGGAGAAGCAACAACATTGGAAGCCTTTGTCATAGAAGGTGGTTCCGTATTCAAAACTGTCACGGTTGCCCATTCCGCTTTTTACATCCAACATCCCAAAGGAAATTTTTTATTTGATACGGGTCTTGGAACCAAAGTCAAAGAACAGTTCCAAGTTTTTCCTTTGTATCTAAAACTTTTAATGGATTACAAACCATTCCAAACAGCCTACAAACAATTGGAATCCAATGGAATTGCTCCTACATCGATCCAGGATGTATTTTTTTCCCATCTCCATTGGGATCATGCCAGTGGTTTAAAAGATTTTCCTTTAGCTAAAATACATAGTTTACCAGATGAATTGAATCAGCCTAAAATAGAATTAGGTTATATCCCATCTCAGTTTGATGGAGATTCTGTCAACTGGAGCTATCTACAATTCCAAAATAAACCTTACGCATCTTATGCGAAAAGTATCGATTGGTTTGGAGATGGAACTGTTGTATTTGTTCCCATGAAAGGCCATAGTGAAGGTTCAGTAGGTCTTTTTTTACATACGAAAAATGGACAAGTTTACTTTCTCACAGGGGATATTGTGTGGCGCAAAGAAGGTTTTACGAACAAAAGCCACAAACCAAGGGGAGCCAGATGGATTGTGGATTTTGATACAAAAAGTCTAGGTGATGAAATTGCTCGAGTTCATGATTTGGTCCAAAACAACGAAGAATTACAAATCATCCCGGCCCATGATCACGATGTACAATCTAAACTTGGTTTTTATCCCGTGTTAGTGGGAAACAAATGA
- a CDS encoding TetR/AcrR family transcriptional regulator — protein sequence MGKKGGETKQKMIEVMSGLLEESGYEATGLTELGKETGTPKGSLYFHFPGGKDELTSLALLHSGNQLNLFFQSVLAETESPTQAIKQVFHALEDRIVSSDYKKGCPIATTAMETAGSVPSVSDVCAEVYSLWLKTFETYLVEKGYSSRLAKNLSLSLLSLWEGAMLLSKLQKSPEPLRVAAKTAELLFKQN from the coding sequence GTGGGCAAAAAAGGCGGAGAAACCAAACAAAAGATGATCGAAGTCATGTCTGGACTTTTAGAAGAATCCGGGTATGAAGCAACGGGCCTTACCGAATTAGGGAAGGAAACGGGTACACCTAAAGGTTCTCTATACTTTCACTTTCCTGGCGGAAAAGACGAACTCACAAGTCTTGCCCTCCTTCATTCCGGGAACCAATTGAATTTGTTTTTCCAATCAGTTTTAGCAGAAACGGAATCTCCAACACAAGCCATCAAACAAGTATTCCATGCATTGGAGGATCGAATTGTATCTAGCGATTACAAAAAGGGATGTCCCATCGCAACAACTGCTATGGAAACTGCCGGTTCCGTTCCTAGTGTTTCCGATGTTTGTGCCGAGGTTTATTCTCTATGGTTAAAAACCTTTGAGACTTATTTGGTGGAAAAAGGTTACAGTAGTCGTTTGGCAAAAAATCTTTCTCTTTCTCTACTCTCTTTATGGGAAGGGGCCATGTTACTTTCTAAACTACAAAAATCACCAGAGCCATTACGTGTGGCCGCAAAAACGGCAGAATTACTTTTCAAACAAAACTAA
- the fliG gene encoding flagellar motor switch protein FliG, which produces MINKKPSLTGRQKAAIFLVAVGNEVASEIFKHLREDEIEQITFEIARLDKITPEDKEKVLVEFNELMMAQEFITNGGIDFARGLLEKALGNQKAIDIINRLTSSLQVRPFDFIRRTDPAHLLNFIQGEHPQTIALILSYLDPQKASNILSNLPHQIQAEVAKRIATMDRVSPDVLREVERVLERKLSTLASEDYTSAGGIDSVVEILNLVDRGTEKTIIEALEEEDPELAEEIKKRMFVFEDIVLLDDRAIQKVMREVDNTDLAKALKSVDSEVQDKIFKNMSKRAANLLREDMDFMGPVRLKDVEDAQQKIVNIIRKLEEAGEIVVARAGEDELVV; this is translated from the coding sequence ATGATCAATAAGAAGCCATCGCTCACAGGAAGACAAAAGGCCGCCATCTTTTTGGTTGCGGTTGGAAACGAAGTGGCATCCGAAATCTTCAAACACCTTCGTGAAGACGAGATCGAACAAATTACGTTCGAAATTGCTCGTTTAGATAAAATCACTCCGGAAGATAAAGAAAAGGTACTTGTTGAGTTCAATGAACTCATGATGGCCCAGGAGTTTATCACCAATGGTGGTATTGACTTTGCTCGGGGCCTACTCGAAAAAGCTCTCGGAAATCAGAAAGCCATCGATATCATCAACCGGCTCACTTCGTCTTTACAAGTAAGGCCCTTTGACTTTATCAGAAGGACTGACCCGGCCCACCTCCTCAACTTTATCCAGGGGGAACATCCGCAAACCATCGCCCTTATTCTTTCTTATTTGGATCCGCAAAAAGCATCCAATATCTTATCGAACCTTCCACACCAGATCCAAGCGGAAGTGGCCAAACGGATTGCAACGATGGACCGGGTATCACCGGACGTACTCCGCGAGGTAGAACGGGTGCTCGAGCGTAAACTCTCTACTCTTGCTTCTGAGGATTATACCTCTGCTGGGGGTATTGATTCTGTGGTGGAAATTTTGAACCTTGTAGACCGGGGAACGGAAAAAACCATCATCGAGGCTTTGGAAGAAGAAGACCCGGAACTTGCAGAAGAGATCAAAAAACGGATGTTCGTATTCGAAGATATTGTTCTCCTCGATGACCGTGCGATCCAAAAGGTAATGCGAGAAGTGGATAACACCGATTTGGCGAAAGCGTTAAAGTCTGTGGATTCTGAAGTACAAGATAAAATCTTTAAAAACATGTCCAAACGTGCGGCAAACCTACTCAGAGAAGATATGGACTTTATGGGTCCTGTTCGTTTGAAAGACGTGGAAGATGCACAGCAAAAAATTGTAAACATCATCCGTAAACTGGAAGAAGCGGGCGAGATCGTTGTGGCTCGTGCGGGAGAAGACGAACTTGTGGTTTAG
- a CDS encoding helix-turn-helix domain-containing protein has translation MEKQNYFRTYREKRKLTRVELSEKLDIPRSALELLESDDWIRSKFDYVVLVAKELGLSLIELIKQEFDYDLEKEFFNEEEFEEIVARYANARVTLILSELKLFCRNAKVRLDDFDITELSFSMGNLHKLITLNQKLERNEISAKDALIEFPPKWGKFSNRNK, from the coding sequence ATGGAAAAACAGAACTATTTTAGAACCTATCGCGAGAAACGAAAGCTAACACGAGTTGAATTATCTGAGAAATTGGATATACCTCGTTCGGCTCTAGAACTTTTAGAATCTGATGATTGGATCCGATCAAAATTTGATTATGTCGTTTTGGTCGCCAAAGAACTGGGACTTTCTCTGATTGAACTCATCAAACAAGAATTCGACTACGATTTAGAAAAAGAATTTTTTAACGAGGAAGAATTTGAGGAAATTGTGGCACGTTATGCCAACGCCAGGGTCACATTGATTCTATCGGAACTCAAACTGTTCTGTCGAAATGCAAAAGTTCGTTTGGATGATTTTGACATTACTGAATTGTCATTCTCAATGGGAAACCTTCACAAACTCATTACTTTAAATCAAAAATTGGAACGAAATGAAATTTCCGCCAAAGATGCACTCATTGAATTCCCTCCTAAATGGGGAAAGTTCAGCAATCGCAACAAATAG
- a CDS encoding glycerophosphodiester phosphodiesterase, with protein sequence MNQIQKLRISLIFISLVAFYSTNCATVETPNRLRKVLDLQGHRGARGLKPENTWPAFEEAMKYKMVTLELDTVLTKDKRIVIHHDSDTNPVICQNAEGTEIKKTSLYELTLAELQSYDCGSKKNPNFPKQTPVPGTKLLSLEEFFEKVISSEKKSKEVYEFNIETKFPDDGSAPDSLVKEHTEKLIQIIEKYKVVDRSTIQSFDLRTLAFSKAKNAKVKTSALFVPTYFQGFLMTIGFGNGYRDTIVSVAKEKQADIISPYFLYVTPKFVKNSHDKGLFVIPWTVNTEKEMKRLVSCGVDGIISDYPDLLDGVVRKEP encoded by the coding sequence ATGAACCAAATCCAAAAACTTAGAATTAGTTTAATCTTTATTAGTTTAGTTGCTTTTTATTCCACTAACTGCGCGACCGTGGAGACACCGAATCGTTTGCGTAAGGTGCTGGATTTACAAGGACATCGTGGTGCGAGAGGTCTTAAACCAGAAAATACTTGGCCAGCTTTTGAAGAAGCCATGAAATACAAAATGGTCACTTTGGAGTTGGATACGGTTCTCACCAAAGACAAACGAATTGTGATCCACCATGATTCCGATACAAATCCAGTGATTTGCCAAAATGCGGAAGGAACAGAAATCAAAAAAACTTCTCTGTATGAACTGACATTAGCTGAATTACAATCTTATGATTGTGGATCTAAAAAAAATCCTAATTTTCCAAAACAAACCCCTGTTCCTGGAACCAAACTTCTGTCCTTAGAAGAGTTTTTTGAAAAAGTCATTTCTTCTGAAAAAAAATCAAAGGAAGTTTATGAATTTAATATCGAAACAAAATTTCCTGACGATGGATCGGCTCCCGATAGTTTGGTAAAAGAACATACGGAAAAACTAATTCAAATCATTGAAAAGTATAAAGTTGTGGATCGTTCCACAATCCAATCTTTTGACCTTCGCACCTTGGCTTTTTCAAAAGCAAAAAATGCGAAAGTGAAAACCAGTGCTTTGTTTGTTCCGACCTATTTCCAAGGTTTTTTAATGACGATAGGATTTGGAAATGGATACCGAGATACAATTGTTTCCGTAGCAAAAGAAAAACAGGCGGACATCATTTCTCCTTACTTTCTGTATGTAACTCCTAAGTTTGTAAAAAATTCGCATGACAAAGGTTTGTTTGTCATTCCTTGGACAGTCAATACAGAAAAAGAAATGAAACGACTTGTTTCTTGCGGTGTGGATGGAATTATTTCTGACTACCCTGATTTGTTGGATGGAGTGGTTCGCAAAGAACCTTAA
- a CDS encoding TRL domain-containing protein, whose protein sequence is MKLNSKSKIKSFVILISTALTLSICNCINLGQPQGLGPNGFLYASYSLGLSERNLPKLPLKKGKACVKRYGFFFTSGNASIESAANAGEILDIYRIEKEATNYLSLYSSLCTVVWGI, encoded by the coding sequence ATGAAACTAAATTCCAAATCAAAAATAAAATCATTCGTAATTTTGATTTCCACCGCTCTAACTCTATCTATTTGTAATTGTATTAATTTAGGCCAACCACAAGGACTAGGACCTAACGGTTTTTTGTATGCTTCCTATTCCTTGGGTTTGTCTGAACGTAACTTACCAAAACTCCCCTTAAAAAAAGGAAAGGCTTGTGTCAAACGTTACGGTTTCTTTTTTACTTCGGGAAATGCAAGTATCGAATCTGCAGCCAATGCAGGTGAGATTTTAGACATCTATCGAATCGAAAAAGAGGCAACGAATTACCTCTCTCTCTATTCTTCACTTTGTACAGTGGTTTGGGGAATTTAA
- a CDS encoding TRL-like family protein — MNRTFFFSTLLVVFSSLFFGNCASPGFGPRGFLYTKTKIGIFGTGESSKRRATSCVHSVLGLVSFGDASLEFLKSRSKIQNVTETNWTTLSIVGIYANLCVEISGNE; from the coding sequence TTGAATCGGACTTTTTTCTTTTCTACTCTGCTTGTGGTTTTTTCTAGTTTGTTCTTTGGAAACTGCGCTTCCCCTGGGTTTGGGCCCCGGGGTTTTCTTTATACAAAAACCAAAATTGGAATTTTTGGAACGGGGGAATCTTCCAAAAGACGAGCCACTTCTTGCGTACACTCTGTACTAGGACTTGTTTCTTTTGGGGATGCTTCTTTGGAATTTTTAAAGTCTAGATCCAAAATTCAAAATGTTACCGAAACCAATTGGACAACACTATCCATCGTTGGAATTTATGCAAATCTCTGTGTTGAGATCTCTGGTAACGAATGA
- the pepN gene encoding aminopeptidase N, which translates to MKKLLQILTLIPFVLLLDCRLKKPVYHLTQSEAESRFEIVEDIHYELDVHLTSGDSFTGKVKIQFLGKKLKDLRLDYYQGKIKSIVLNEENLTNLPYENGHIQLPSNHLMIGNNTLTVEFETPYAKTGNGLHKFTDPDDKEVYLYSQFEAFHANKMFPCFDQPDLKATFKLNATVPKNWKVISTTLPNGQSKGTNPDEISFSFPESAKISTYVFSLHAGPYQVWEDNFESIPLRLFVRKSLAKYVDPKDWFTFTKEGFAFFNSYFGIPYPFLKYDQIIVPEFNFGAMENVGAVTFSERFVSRAPMTRSQRENLSDVVLHEMAHMWFGNLVTMRWWNGLWLNESFATYMASLAQAKNSEFKETWISFFEKMKQWAYDEDSYITNHPVEAKVSDTEEAFTQFDGITYGKGASVLKQLVYFIGEDAFQRGVQNYLRKYSYSNSTLADFLKELEFASGFPMKKWSKDWLETKGTNLIELTTVCADNQWYAKIVQSAPGLDNKLRDHKTKLGIYYFDKPNKQISFEEFPVVYSGRSSNAIFSVKTCPDYSFINAEDHDFAIWKWTEPNKENLEYVLEYDSDPMRKLILWTDYFRQVQLANITYDEFKDTAIRLYPKESDTKIKRWILSRVAGDNGSTYVTSRFWFPEEKRIRDFDSLQSFLWEELNKTKPGSDEQRYLFVSLIDSTYSATSKKRLYDFLENKLSIPGLKIDQDLRWNLIVKLSSLETDRTQIQSIIDREKKIDPSSRGVNSSLAAEGAEPNRTVKDKWIQILLNPKSSQYSSSTLRVVSYSLFPENQKDIQLSFLDTYFDALDRFNRGEDENYLDAFAKSLAPDFCTDETLLILKKFTGNHPKLPAPIKKTLLKQIDSEKKCIQMKNKHKDLITN; encoded by the coding sequence ATGAAAAAACTTTTACAAATTTTAACCTTAATTCCCTTTGTTTTGCTTTTGGATTGCCGTCTCAAAAAACCGGTTTACCACCTAACGCAATCAGAAGCCGAATCTCGGTTCGAAATCGTTGAAGACATTCATTATGAATTGGATGTTCATTTAACTTCAGGAGATAGTTTTACAGGAAAGGTCAAAATTCAATTTTTGGGAAAAAAACTCAAAGACCTACGATTGGATTATTACCAAGGGAAAATCAAAAGTATTGTTCTAAACGAAGAAAATCTCACAAATCTTCCTTACGAAAATGGTCATATCCAATTGCCATCAAACCATCTAATGATTGGAAACAACACTCTCACTGTTGAATTTGAAACACCGTATGCAAAAACGGGAAACGGTCTTCATAAATTCACCGATCCTGATGATAAAGAAGTGTATTTGTATTCACAATTCGAAGCATTCCATGCGAACAAAATGTTCCCTTGTTTTGACCAACCCGATTTAAAAGCCACATTCAAACTCAATGCAACTGTTCCTAAAAATTGGAAGGTCATTTCCACAACACTTCCTAATGGCCAATCCAAAGGAACCAACCCCGATGAAATTTCGTTTTCTTTTCCAGAGTCGGCAAAAATTTCAACCTATGTTTTTTCTCTCCACGCAGGCCCTTACCAGGTTTGGGAAGATAACTTTGAATCCATCCCTTTAAGATTATTTGTTAGAAAGTCTCTCGCAAAATATGTAGATCCAAAAGATTGGTTTACTTTTACCAAAGAAGGATTTGCTTTTTTTAATTCTTATTTTGGAATCCCTTATCCCTTCTTAAAATATGATCAGATCATCGTTCCAGAGTTTAATTTTGGAGCTATGGAAAATGTTGGGGCCGTAACATTTTCTGAACGTTTTGTATCTCGTGCGCCAATGACAAGATCCCAAAGAGAAAATCTTTCTGATGTTGTTTTACACGAAATGGCCCATATGTGGTTTGGAAATCTTGTTACCATGCGTTGGTGGAATGGATTATGGCTTAATGAAAGTTTTGCGACTTATATGGCGAGCCTAGCCCAAGCAAAAAATTCCGAATTCAAAGAAACATGGATTAGTTTTTTTGAAAAAATGAAACAATGGGCTTACGATGAAGATAGTTATATTACGAACCATCCTGTAGAAGCAAAAGTTTCTGACACGGAAGAAGCTTTCACTCAATTTGATGGAATCACCTATGGGAAAGGAGCTTCAGTCCTCAAACAGTTAGTTTATTTTATTGGAGAGGATGCCTTCCAACGTGGGGTACAAAACTACCTTCGTAAATATTCATATTCAAATTCGACACTCGCTGACTTTTTAAAAGAGTTGGAATTTGCGAGTGGTTTCCCAATGAAAAAATGGTCCAAAGATTGGTTGGAAACCAAAGGAACCAATTTGATTGAGCTAACAACGGTATGCGCAGACAATCAATGGTATGCAAAAATCGTTCAATCGGCTCCTGGTTTAGATAACAAACTCAGAGATCATAAAACAAAACTTGGTATTTATTATTTTGATAAGCCAAACAAACAAATTAGTTTTGAGGAATTTCCCGTCGTTTATTCTGGCCGTTCTTCCAACGCTATTTTTTCTGTAAAAACTTGTCCTGACTATAGTTTTATCAATGCGGAAGACCATGACTTTGCCATTTGGAAATGGACAGAACCTAACAAAGAAAATTTGGAATATGTTTTAGAGTATGATTCAGACCCAATGAGAAAACTCATTTTGTGGACTGATTATTTTAGACAAGTCCAGTTGGCAAATATTACCTATGATGAATTCAAAGATACTGCCATTCGTTTGTACCCAAAAGAATCTGATACCAAAATCAAACGTTGGATTTTATCACGTGTAGCCGGTGATAACGGTTCCACCTACGTCACCAGTCGTTTTTGGTTTCCCGAAGAAAAACGAATTCGTGATTTTGATTCCTTACAAAGTTTTCTCTGGGAAGAGTTGAACAAAACAAAACCAGGAAGCGACGAACAAAGATACTTGTTTGTGTCCTTGATTGATTCCACGTATTCGGCCACTTCTAAAAAAAGATTGTACGACTTTTTGGAAAACAAACTATCCATTCCTGGATTAAAAATCGACCAAGACTTACGTTGGAACCTCATCGTAAAACTAAGTTCCTTGGAAACCGACAGAACCCAAATCCAATCCATCATCGATCGTGAGAAAAAAATAGATCCTTCTAGCCGAGGAGTGAACTCTAGTTTGGCGGCCGAAGGAGCCGAGCCCAATCGCACTGTAAAAGACAAATGGATTCAAATTCTTCTCAATCCGAAGTCGAGCCAATACTCATCTTCTACACTTCGTGTAGTTTCCTATTCACTTTTTCCTGAGAATCAAAAAGACATCCAACTTAGTTTTTTAGATACCTATTTTGATGCCCTCGACCGCTTCAATCGAGGTGAAGATGAAAATTATTTAGATGCCTTTGCTAAAAGTTTGGCCCCAGATTTTTGTACAGACGAAACACTTCTCATTCTAAAAAAGTTTACTGGAAACCATCCAAAACTTCCAGCACCGATCAAAAAAACTCTTTTGAAACAAATTGATTCGGAAAAAAAATGCATCCAGATGAAAAACAAACATAAAGACCTCATCACAAACTAA